A window of Rhododendron vialii isolate Sample 1 chromosome 13a, ASM3025357v1 contains these coding sequences:
- the LOC131314331 gene encoding putative receptor-like protein kinase At3g47110 isoform X3, which yields MRKLISCFILAYIALFLYPTNFKPSSGAAALSIGNETDRLALLAFEDRITQDPLNVITSWNTSTHFCKWQGVSCSTRHPGRVTLLNLAGKKLTGSLPSQLGNLSFLRGKNLENNSFQGIIPQEFGRLTRLKYLNLSSNAFQGEIPTNLSYCSEIQFVYLSYNNLVGKIPEELSSLSTNKLKWIKLSVNGLTGSIPRWLGNVSSLLDLRMARNYFQGTIPSELGRLRNLEALTVAANNLWGEIPPSIYNISSLLYLDVSINQFYGKIPQDIGFNLPNLLGINVAVNQFTGHLPISLSNASGLRQMGCTYCNFTGTMLTNLGSLKDLVRLTVGGNQLETDKAEGFSFLTSLTNCSNLQTLDIAGNRFQGELPASIANFSTTLQQLLAFNNQISGSIPEGITNLIGLTRLEISTNSFTGEIPEGIGKLERLGVLHLSNNRISGSVPATIGNITTLQRLNLFGNNLSGNIPPSLGNCKQLEVLHLSGNNLTGFIPKEVVSVSTTLSFNLSQNSLTGPLPMEVGNMSKLIELDVSNNRLSGEIPSTLSKCIMLEYLSLGDNLFRGRIPQALSALKSLQFIDLSRNKLSGQIPAYLQNLSLLESLNLSYNYLDGEVPHEGVFRNTSAFSIVGDRKLCGGIKSLGLPSCQIPVTKKRGTTLAIKIAIPVATSCSVLLAFLLVCLYRNKRPESSPSTMPPLDEMFRQVSYAEIVQATNQFSSSNLIGDGRYGFVYRGVLGNEGTVVAVKVLKLTEKGAAKSFKAECNALRNIRHRNLIKIITTCSSIDSKGDDFKALIFEFMPNGSLEEWLHQSEGDQNEHPRSLSLTQRLSIAIDTASALEYLHHHFGAAIVHGDLKPSNILLGHDMTARVGDFGLASFLSGGLPPTVSQAETSSTGIRGTIGYVAPEYGMGSKASIQGDVYSFGILLLEMFTGRKPTDTTFDDGQNIHQFTKAALPERVMEIVETSLFSEVGGDDNDNNTREGKIKDCLVAVLTMGVSCSMEPPGEQMDMRDVVAELCRIRTKTFRH from the exons ATGAGAAAACTAATATCATGCTTCATCCTTGCTTACATTGCCCTGTTTTTGTACCCAACAAATTTCAAACCTTCTTCAGGAGCTGCTGCATTATCGATAGGGAACGAAACCGACAGACTTGCATTGCTTGCCTTCGAAGACAGAATAACACAAGACCCACTCAATGTCATAACCTCATGGAACACCTCCACCCATTTCTGCAAGTGGCAGGGTGTTTCATGCAGCACCCGACATCCAGGCAGAGTCACCCTCCTTAATTTAGCAGGCAAGAAGTTGACGGGATCATTACCCTCTCAATTGGGAAACCTAAGCTTTCTCAGAGGAAAAAATCTCGAAAACAACAGTTTTCAAGGCATCATTCCACAAGAGTTCGGTCGCTTGACGCGGCTTAAATATCTCAATCTCAGCAGCAACGCATTCCAAGGGGAGATCCCAACCAACTTGTCCTACTGTTCTGAGATTCAATTCGTCTACTTGAGCTACAACAATCTAGTAGGCAAAATTCCGGAGGAGCTGAGCTCTTTATCAACAAACAAACTCAAGTGGATTAAACTATCTGTTAATGGACTCACCGGCAGCATCCCACGTTGGTTAGGAAATGTGTCTTCTCTGCTTGACTTGAGAATGGCACGAAACTACTTCCAAGGAACCATTCCATCCGAACTAGGGAGACTACGGAATTTGGAAGCTTTGACTGTTGCGGCAAACAATTTATGGGGGGAGATTCCTCCTTCTATCTACAATATTTCTTCACTCCTTTATTTAGATGTCAGCATCAACCAATTTTACGGGAAAATCCCGCAAGATATTGGCTTCAATCTTCCCAATCTTCTCGGCATCAATGTCGCAGTAAACCAGTTCACCGGTCACTTGCCGATTTCTTTATCAAATGCCTCAGGACTACGACAAATGGGTTGTACTTATTGTAATTTTACAGGAACCATGCTTACAAATCTCGGAAGCTTAAAAGACCTAGTAAGGCTCACAGTTGGCGGAAATCAACTAGAGACAGATAAGGCAGAAGGATTCAGCTTTCTAACTTCTTTGACTAACTGCAGCAACCTCCAAACACTAGACATAGCAGGGAATAGGTTCCAAGGTGAATTACCCGCGTCAATCGCTAATTTCTCAACGACGCTGCAACAGCTTTTGGCATTTAATAACCAGATATCAGGGAGCATACCTGAAGGAATCACGAATTTAATTGGCCTTACGAGATTGGAAATATCCACAAACTCGTTTACCGGTGAAATTCCTGAGGGTATAGGCAAACTTGAAAGACTGGGGGTTCTTCACCTATCCAATAACAGAATTTCAGGGTCGGTTCCTGCAACAATTGGAAACATCACAACACTGCAGCGATTAAATTTGTTCGGAAATAACTTGAGTGGAAACATTCCTCCAAGTTTGGGAAATTGCAAGCAACTCGAGGTACTACACCTCTCCGGCAACAACTTAACCGGTTTCATACCAAAGGAAGTTGTAAGCGTTTCTACTACTCTTTCTTTCAACTTATCACAGAATTCTCTGACCGGACCCTTGCCCATGGAGGTTGGTAACATGAGCAAACTCATCGAACTGGATGTTTCGAATAACAGATTGTCCGGAGAAATTCCTAGTACTCTTTCCAAGTGTATAATGCTGGAGTACCTTAGTTTGGGGGATAACTTATTCAGAGGGAGAATTCCTCAGGCTTTGAGTGCTCTAAAGAGCCTTCAATTCATTGATCTTTCCAGAAACAAATTGTCAGGTCAAATTCCAGCCTACTTGCAGAATCTCTCTCTTCTAGAAAGTCTCAATCTATCTTACAATTACCTCGACGGCGAGGTACCACACGAAGGGGTTTTTAGAAATACAAGTGCATTTTCAATTGTTGGGGACAGAAAACTGTGTGGAGGCATAAAGAGTTTGGGACTTCCTTCTTGTCAAATACCTGTAACAAAGAAAAGAGGAACAACTCTTGCCATCAAAATAGCAATTCCAGTAGCTACTTCATGTTCAGTTCTGCTGGCATTTTTATTAGTCTGTTTATACAGGAACAAGAGACCAGAAAGCAGCCCTTCAACCATGCCTCCCTTGGATGAAATGTTTAGACAAGTTTCTTATGCAGAGATTGTCCAAGCAACGAACCAGTTCTCATCATCTAACTTGATTGGTGACGGACGTTACGGTTTTGTCTAtagaggtgttttgggtaatgAAGGAACGGTTGTGGCAGTGAAGGTGCTCAAGCTTACAGAGAAAGGAGCTGCCAAGAGTTTTAAGGCTGAATGCAATGCACTGAGAAATATTCGACACCGGAACCTCATCAAGATAATTACCACTTGTTCAAGTATCGATTCCAAAGGGGACGATTTCAAGGCGCTAATTTTCGAGTTCATGCCCAACGGAAGCCTTGAGGAGTGGCTGCACCAAAGTGAAGGTGATCAGAATGAACACCCAAGAAGTTTAAGTCTGACTCAGAGACTAAGCATAGCAATTGATACGGCATCTGCACTGGAGTATCTTCACCATCACTTTGGAGCAGCGATTGTTCACGGTGATCTGAAGCCAAGTAATATTCTGCTTGGTCATGACATGACTGCTCGTGTGGGTGATTTTGGATTAGCAAGCTTTTTGTCAGGTGGCCTCCCACCCACTGTTTCTCAAGCTGAAACAAGTTCAACTGGGATAAGAGGAACCATTGGCTACGTTGCTCCTG AGTATGGCATGGGAAGTAAGGCATCGATTCAGGGAGATGTCTACAGCTTCGGAATTCTCTTACTGGAGATGTTTACAGGAAGAAAACCTACAGATACGACATTTGACGATGGTCAGAACATACATCAGTTTACTAAGGCTGCATTGCCTGAAAGAGTGATGGAGATTGTTGAAACTTCTCTGTTTTCAGAAGTTGGCGGTGATGACAATGACAACAATACGAGGGAAGGAAAAATCAAGGATTGCTTGGTTGCAGTGTTGACAATGGGAGTTTCTTGCTCAATGGAACCACCGGGGGAACAAATGGACATGAGAGATGTGGTAGCAGAGTTGTGTAGAATTAGGACCAAAACTTTTCGCCATTAG
- the LOC131314333 gene encoding pleckstrin homology domain-containing protein 1, whose translation MIESMESLWRAATGANPNPEDYDGVEYWSNPERSGWLTKQGDYIKTWRRRWFVVKQGRLFWFKDPSSAASRAGGPRGVIPVGNCLTVKGAEDVINKPYTFEISTDRFTMYFIADNDKDKEDWINSIGRAIVQHSRSVTESEVVDYDSKP comes from the coding sequence ATGATAGAGTCAATGGAGAGCCTGTGGCGAGCGGCGACGGGCGCAAACCCTAACCCCGAAGACTACGACGGCGTCGAGTACTGGTCCAACCCGGAGCGCTCCGGCTGGCTCACCAAGCAAGGCGACTACATCAAGACCTGGCGCCGCCGCTGGTTCGTCGTCAAACAGGGCAGGCTCTTCTGGTTCAAGGACCCCTCCTCCGCCGCCTCCCGCGCCGGCGGCCCCCGCGGCGTCATCCCCGTCGGCAACTGCCTCACCGTCAAGGGCGCCGAGGACGTCATCAACAAGCCCTACACCTTCGAGATCTCCACCGATCGGTTCACCATGTACTTCATCGCCGATAATGACAAGGACAAGGAGGACTGGATCAACTCGATCGGGAGGGCTATAGTGCAGCACTCGAGGTCGGTGACTGAATCGGAGGTCGTCGATTACGATAGCAAACCCTAG
- the LOC131314334 gene encoding anthranilate synthase alpha subunit 2, chloroplastic codes for METLINLSRLPIPSAPRLPTASFAFPPTTSSLSLLPSPNSRLRPLRCSAPSPPSLGAIDQSEKFTEAAKHGNLIPLYRSIFSDHLTPVLAYRCLVKEDERDAPSFLFESAEPGLQASSVGRFSVIGAQPTMEIVAKENMVTVMDHRKGQKTEEFVEDPMVVPRRIMEKWKPQRIDELPEAFCGGWVGYFSYDTVRYVEKKKLPFSSAPRDDRNFPDVHLGLYDDVIVFDHVEKKACVIHWVRLDEFSSVEEAFNDGMNRLNTLVSRVHDIVPPRLAAGSIKLYTSLFGPSLKNSTMRSEAYKEAVLQAKEHILAGDIFQIVLSQRFERRTFADPFEVYRALRIVNPSPYMTYLQARGCILVASSPEILTRVKKRKVTNRPLAGTVRRGKTPEEDYMLEKQLLHDEKQCAEHIMLVDLGRNDVGKVSKPGSVNVEKLMNIERYSHVMHISSTVTGELLDDLSSWDALRAALPVGTVSGAPKVKAMELIDELEVTRRGPYSGGFGGISFTGDMDIALALRTIVFPTEMRHDTMYSYKDTNKRRDWVAHLQAGAGIVADSDPSDEQRECENKAAALARAIDLAESSFVEK; via the exons ATGGAAACCCTAATAAACCTCTCTCGCCTGCCCATTCCCTCCGCCCCCCGCCTCCCCACCGCCTCCTTCGCCTTCCCCCCGACcacctcctccctctctctcctcccctccccAAACTCCCGCCTCCGTCCGCTCCGATGCTCggctccctctcctccctcACTAG GTGCGATTGACCAATCGGAGAAGTTTACGGAAGCTGCGAAGCACGGGAACTTGATTCCCCTGTACCGGAGCATATTCTCCGATCACCTGACGCCGGTGCTTGCGTACCGGTGTTTGGTTAAGGAAGATGAGAGAGACGCTCCCAGCTTCTTGTTCGAATCGGCCGAGCCTGGCTTGCAGGCTTCTAGCGTT GGGCGCTTTAGTGTGATTGGAGCTCAGCCGACTATGGAAATTGTGGCGAAAGAAAATATGGTGACGGTTATGGACCACAGGAAAGGGCAGAAAACTGAGGAGTTCGTAGAGGATCCGATGGTTGTTCCGAGGAGAATAATGGAAAAGTGGAAGCCCCAACGTATTGATGAGCTCCCTGAAGCATTTTGTG GTGGATGGGTTGGTTATTTCTCATATGACACAGTGCGTTATGTAGAGAAGAAGAAGCTTCCATTCTCAAGTGCTCCAAGGGATGATAGAAACTTTCCTGATGTTCATCTAGGCCTCTATGATGATGTGATTGTGTTTGATCATGTGGAAAAG AAAGCATGCGTGATACACTGGGTGCGGTTGGATGAATTTTCTTCTGTTGAGGAGGCATTTAATGATGGGATGAACCGGTTGAACACCTTAGTCTCTAGAGTGCATGACATAGTTCC CCCAAGGCTAGCTGCAGGTTCGATAAAATTATATACCAGCCTTTTTGGCCCATCCTTGAAGAACTCAACCATGAGAAGTGAAGCATACAAGGAGGCGGTGTTGCAAGCTAAGGAACATATACTGGCAGGGGATATTTTCCAAATCGTATTAAGTCAGCGATTTGAACGGCGAACTTTTGCAGATCCATTTGAGGTCTACAGGGCATTGAGGATTGTTAATCCAAGTCCATATATGACTTATTTGCAA GCTAGAGGGTGTATTTTGGTTGCTTCAAGTCCCGAAATTCTTACTCGCGTTAAGAAG AGAAAGGTCACTAATCGACCACTTGCCGGGACTGTTAGGAGGGGGAAGACGCCCGAAGAAGATTATATGTTGGAAAAACAACTTCTACATGATGAAAAACAATGTGCAGAGCATATCATGTTGGTTGACTTGGGAAGGAATGATGTTGGAAAG GTTTCAAAACCTGGTTCTGTGAATGTTGAGAAGCTCATGAACATTGAACGCTATTCCCATGTCATGCACATCAGCTCCACG GTCACTGGAGAGTTGCTTGATGATTTATCCAGCTGGGATGCTTTGCGTGCTGCACTGCCTGTTGGAACAGTTAGTGGGGCACCAAag GTAAAAGCCATGGAGTTGATTGATGAGCTAGAAGTTACGAGACGGGGGCCATATAGTGGTGGATTTGGAGGCATTTCCTTCACTGGCGACATGGACATTGCCCTAGCATTGAGAACAATTGTATTCCCAACTGAAATGCGTCACGacacgatgtactcgtacaaggATACAAACAAGCGGCGGGATTGGGTGGCCCACCTTCAAGCGGGGGCAGGTATTGTGGCCGACAGTGATCCAAGTGATGAGCAGAGAGAGTGCGAGAACAAAGCTGCAGCACTCGCCCGTGCCATCGACCTTGCAGAGTCTTCGTTCGTTGAGAAATGA
- the LOC131314335 gene encoding cell division control protein 6 homolog B-like isoform X1, with protein sequence MCIDLEQLRAVKESLHVSSMPSMVVCREDEQKRVLEFCKQCIENEKAGSLYVCGCPGTGKSLSIERVKESLLDWAKEAGFQPPDVLAINCTSLTNTPEIFSKILGNNLPQKKAKSATSPLQHLQSLYSQNQQSTSMKMTLIVADELDYLITKDRAVLHDLFMLTTFPFSRCVLIGIANAIDLADRFLPRLQSLNCKPMVLAFRAYTKDQIMVILRQRLTALPYNVFQLQALELCARKVAAASGDMRKVLCVCRSAIEMLEAELVPSKYNMDLSSRNNGYSDDWITPAIDPIKQEIDVVRVDHMAVALSKTYRSPIVEIIQSLPQHQQIVLCSAVKLFRRGKKDTTIGELSKSYLNICKLTAIPPVGIMDLSSMCRVLGDQGVLKVGQAREDKLRRVSLKVDESDIAFALQGVRLFRNCLK encoded by the exons ATGTGTATAGATTTGGAGCAACTGAGGGCGGTGAAGGAGTCATTGCATGTGTCAAGTATGCCCTCTATGGTTGTTTGCCGGGAAGATGAGCAGAAAAGGGTTTTGGAGTTCTGCAAGCAATGCATAGAAAATGAGAAGGCAGGGAGTTTATATGTGTGTGGATGTCCAGGGACTGGAAAATCACTGTCTATTGAAAGAGTCAAAGAGTCCCTGCTAGATTGGGCCAAGGAA GCAGGTTTTCAGCCACCAGATGTGCTAGCTATAAACTGCACTTCTCTAACAAACACGCCTGAAATTTTCAGCAAG ATTCTGGGGAATAATCTACCACAAAAGAAAGCCAAAAGTGCCACTTCACCTTTACAGCATCTTCAGAGCTTGTATTCACAAAATCAGCAATCAACTAGCATGAAGATGAC GTTGATTGTTGCTGATGAGTTGGATTATTTAATAACTAAAGACCGGGCTGTGCTTCATGATCTCTTTATGCTTACGACTTTCCCTTTCTCTAGATGTGTATTGATAG GAATAGCCAATGCTATAGACCTCGCAGATAGGTTTCTTCCTAGACTGCAGTCTTTGAATT GCAAGCCTATGGTACTTGCTTTCCGGGCCTACACTAAGGATCAGATAATGGTAATTCTTCGGCAGAGGTTAACG GCACTTCCTTACAATGTCTTTCAACTGCAAGCATTGGAACTCTGTGCCAGA AAAGTAGCTGCTGCATCTGGAGATATGAGGAAAGTTCTGTGCGTCTGCAG GAGTGCAATTGAGATGCTAGAAGCTGAGCTGGTGCCGTCTAAGTACAATATGGATTTGTCATCCAGAAATAATGGATACTCCGATGATTGGATAACTCCAGCTATTGATCCAATAAAGCAAGAAATTGATGTA GTGAGGGTTGACCATATGGCTGTTGCCTTGTCAAAGACTTACAGATCACCAATAGTGGAAATCATACAATCCCTTCCACAACATCAACAG ATTGTTCTTTGCTCTGCTGTAAAGCTTTTCCGCAGGGGAAAGAAGGATACCACCATAGGGGAG CTCAGCAAATCTTACTTAAATATCTGCAAATTAACCGCAATCCCACCAGTAGGAATTATGGACCTTTCAAGTATGTGCAGAGTGCTAGGTGATCAG GGTGTTCTCAAAGTAGGTCAAGCTCGAGAAGATAAATTAAGAAGGGTATCACTTAAAGTAGATGAATCAGATATTGCGTTTGCATTGCAG GGAGTTCGCCTCTTTCGAAATTGTCTTAAGTAG
- the LOC131314335 gene encoding cell division control protein 6 homolog B-like isoform X2, whose translation MKMTLIVADELDYLITKDRAVLHDLFMLTTFPFSRCVLIGIANAIDLADRFLPRLQSLNCKPMVLAFRAYTKDQIMVILRQRLTALPYNVFQLQALELCARKVAAASGDMRKVLCVCRSAIEMLEAELVPSKYNMDLSSRNNGYSDDWITPAIDPIKQEIDVVRVDHMAVALSKTYRSPIVEIIQSLPQHQQIVLCSAVKLFRRGKKDTTIGELSKSYLNICKLTAIPPVGIMDLSSMCRVLGDQGVLKVGQAREDKLRRVSLKVDESDIAFALQGVRLFRNCLK comes from the exons ATGAAGATGAC GTTGATTGTTGCTGATGAGTTGGATTATTTAATAACTAAAGACCGGGCTGTGCTTCATGATCTCTTTATGCTTACGACTTTCCCTTTCTCTAGATGTGTATTGATAG GAATAGCCAATGCTATAGACCTCGCAGATAGGTTTCTTCCTAGACTGCAGTCTTTGAATT GCAAGCCTATGGTACTTGCTTTCCGGGCCTACACTAAGGATCAGATAATGGTAATTCTTCGGCAGAGGTTAACG GCACTTCCTTACAATGTCTTTCAACTGCAAGCATTGGAACTCTGTGCCAGA AAAGTAGCTGCTGCATCTGGAGATATGAGGAAAGTTCTGTGCGTCTGCAG GAGTGCAATTGAGATGCTAGAAGCTGAGCTGGTGCCGTCTAAGTACAATATGGATTTGTCATCCAGAAATAATGGATACTCCGATGATTGGATAACTCCAGCTATTGATCCAATAAAGCAAGAAATTGATGTA GTGAGGGTTGACCATATGGCTGTTGCCTTGTCAAAGACTTACAGATCACCAATAGTGGAAATCATACAATCCCTTCCACAACATCAACAG ATTGTTCTTTGCTCTGCTGTAAAGCTTTTCCGCAGGGGAAAGAAGGATACCACCATAGGGGAG CTCAGCAAATCTTACTTAAATATCTGCAAATTAACCGCAATCCCACCAGTAGGAATTATGGACCTTTCAAGTATGTGCAGAGTGCTAGGTGATCAG GGTGTTCTCAAAGTAGGTCAAGCTCGAGAAGATAAATTAAGAAGGGTATCACTTAAAGTAGATGAATCAGATATTGCGTTTGCATTGCAG GGAGTTCGCCTCTTTCGAAATTGTCTTAAGTAG